In Beijerinckia indica subsp. indica ATCC 9039, the genomic window ATCTGCCCTTCGTTCCGGCGCGGTTGCTATGGTTGCTATGGCCCGATGGAAACGCCCAACACGACGGCGCTCGCACGAGAATGGCAGGCTCTCGGCGCGGCACCGCGCGATATAAGCCGAGCTTTCCGCACCTTCTACGCCGCCGCCGAGCCCTTTCGGAAAGAGAGCGTCGTCCATGCCGACATCACCCACGACGACATCACTAATGGCGACCAGGACGATCCTGGTTGACTATCTGGCTCGCGTCGAGGGCGAAGGAGCGCTCGATATCGAGGTCCATGATGGCCGCGTCACCTCGGCGCGGCTCAGGATCTTTGAACCGCCGCGTTTCTTCGAGGCGTTCTTGCGCGGCCGGGGCTATGCGGAGACGCCAGACCTCGTGGCGCGTATCTGCGGCATCTGCCCGATCGCCTATCAGATGAGCGCCGTCCATGCGATTGAAAACGCGTTCGGTGTCACGGTCAGTGGCCAACTCCGCGCGCTCAGGCGGCTCATCTATTGCGGCGAATGGATCGAAAGCCATGCTCTCCATATCGTCATGCTGCATGCACCTGACTTTCTTGGCTTTCCCGATGGGATTCGGATGGCGAGTGAACAGGGTGATGCCGTTCGCAATGGCTTGGCGCTCAAGAAGACCGGCAACGCGCTGATGCGCCTGATGGGTGGGCGCGAGATTCATCCTGTTAATGTCAAGACCGGCGGTTTTTATCGCGTGCCCAGCCGGGCAGAACTCGAACCCATTGGGGAGAGCCTTGAACGGGCCCGCGCTCTGGCCGTCGGCCTTGTCCGCTGGGTCTCCTCCTTTCCCTTTCCCGATTATGAGCGGGACTATGAATTCGTCGCGCTGCGCCATCCAGACGAATATCCGTTCAATGAGGGGCGACTCGTCTCCAATCGCGGTATCGATATCGATATCGCCGATTATGAGACTGAGTTTGAAGAACGTCAGGTGGCCCATTCGACTGCTCTGCATGCCCTGACACGGCGGCGTGGCGCTTATCTTGTTGGCCCGCTCGCCCGCTATGCGCTGAATTTCGACCGGCTACCCGCTTCTGTTCAGGCACTTGCCCGAGGGGCAGGGCTTCCCCCAGTCTGCAAGAATCCTTTTCAGAGCATTATCGTGCGGGCACTCGAAATCGTTTATGCCTGCGAGGAAGCGCTGAAGTTGATCGCGGCCTACGAACCGCCAGAATGCGCGGCGGTGACGGTTATGCCTCGCGCCGGGACGGGCTTTGGCTGCACGGAGGCACCGCGCGGCCTATTGTGGCACCGCTATGAGTTCGCGCCCGATGGCACGATTGAGCGGGCGCGCATTGTGCCGCCGACATCGCAGAATCAGCCGAGTATCGAAGCTGATCTTGCCGCTGTTGCCAGTATGATCCTTGACCAACCTGACGATGTCATCCGTGCTCGTTGCGAGCAGGCGATCCGCAACTATGATCCCTGCATTTCGTGCTCTGCTCATTTCCTCAAGCTCTCGGTGCGGCGGACATGACCGGGGCTGGAGAAAAGGAGAGGGGGCTGTACAAGATTCTCGTCGTCGGTCTCGGCAATCCAGACAGGGGCGACGATGGCATTGGCGCGGCCGTCATCCAAAGTCTCACAGGCCGGCTGCCGCCTGATGTCGCGCTTCTAATGAAGCGCGGCGATATCCTCTCTCTTATCGAAGAATGGTCTGGAATCAATGCCTTGATCTGTGTGGATGCCTCCGCGCCGATGGGAACCCCCGGCCGTATTCATCGGATCGACGCCGCGGCTGGCATATCGCCAAGTGATGTTTCCTTCACGTCGAGTCATGCATTTGGTCTCGCTGAGGTGATCGCGCTTGGCCAAACGCTTCAGCTGCTCCCAGAGGTCGCCATTGTATATGCCATCGAAGGGGCTACCTTCGACAATGGCGCACCGATGACACCCATTGTCGCTGCGGCTGCCAGGGACGTTGCGAACCGCATCGTCGTCGAGGTTGAGCGGCTGCGGCAAAATCCTATCAGCATCGTGTCGGGTGATCCTAATATAAAGGGAAGTCGAAAATAGTCGATCCGCCCTCATATTCCACCACTGCACGGATCGACTTGCCATGCATCAAGTCGAACCCTTTACAATCGAACGTGTAGTCGGCGCCGCCTTTGGTCAGTTCGACGAGGTTTTTGGCGGGATTGACATCGACTCCGACGATCTGTTCGGCGCTGATCAGCCGCAGGCCCTGGATGACATTGAGGCCGATGCCGCCGAGGCCGAACACGACGGCGCGGTTGATGCGACAGTTCGAGCTAAGATTTTAGAACCCCTTGCCGTATGAGGAAAGGTGATCTCCAGCCCTCGTCCTCATTCGATCTTTTCATCAGGATAGACCCCCCAGAGGAGGGCTTGCTGAAGATAGCCGTCGAAACCGTCGCCGGTGAGGCGACACCATGTTCCATCGCAGCGGCGCACGCCAGCGATGACATTGGCCTGAAGCTTGGCCCGGAGGGCTGAATGGTCGCTGGGCTTTTCATAGAGAGGAAATTCCTCGCCCTTTTTCCACGGCGCGATCAAAGCGGTGCGGCGGCCGGATAAGAGGGAATGCAAGACCCAGCCTTCCGACCCCTCGGAATCACGGATCTTGCGCCAGGTCTCGAATTCGGCGGTAATCTCGACGGGCAGGCCGGCGCGCTGGAACACCCAGGTGGTGCGATGGTCCTTAGAGGGGCCTTCACGGAGGTTCACCCGGTCGGATTTGAGACTCACATAGCGCGGCAGCGGCAAGCCGCTGGCGGTGCCAACTTGCTGGGCAGGCGAAGGGCTGGGGACGAGGCAAAGAGCGAGAAAGAAGAGGGACGAGAGGGAAAAGAGGCGGGGCCCCAACGGGCGCGAAGGCAGACGAGATCGGCGAGGCGGGGAAAATGGCCGAAACGCATCCAACATCGCTATGCTTTTCCTTTCGAAAATGAGATTTTGCAAGAATGAGATTTTGAACGAAACTGAAGAATGCACGTCCAGGGCCTGTTCGAGCCGGGCCCGGGTTCTGCTTCATTCTTGTCTTTGATCCGTCATCTGCTACAGAGGCCGGAGATGGCGTCAAGGTGGGAACCTTTGGGTGTATCTTCTATGCGACGTCGATGGTTAAAGTGGTGTGAAAGCCTGCGGCGGAACGGGACCGGCGCGGGTCGTTCCTGATCAAACCCGGAAAGATCGCGGCGCGGGAAAAACAATGGTGAGAAAGAAGCCTCTCGTCGTCTTGACCCGGAAATTGCCGGACGTCATCGAGACACGGATGTGTGAGCTGTTCAACACGCAGCTCAACCTCGACGATACGCCGATGGATAAGGAGGCCTTGGCCAAGGCGCTCGCGACAGCGGACGTCCTGGTGCCGACCGTGACTGACCGGATCGATGCGGAATTACTCGCTGTGGCCGGGCCGCAATTGCAATTGATCGCCAATTTCGGCAATGGCGTCGATAATATCGATGTGAATGCCGCGCTCGAACGCGGTCTGACTGTGACCAATACGCCGGGCGTGTTGACCGAAGACACGGCCGATATGACGATGGCATTGATCCTCGCGGTGGCGCGCCGGCTTGTCGAGGGCTCGCGGATCATTCCCGAAAGTGAATGGGATGGCTGGTCGCCAACCTGGATGCTGGGGCGGCGCATTACCGGCAAGAGACTAGGCATTATCGGCATGGGGCGTATCGGCCAGGCCCTTGCTCGCCGCGCCAAGGCTTTCGGTTTGCAGATTCATTACCACAATCGTCGCAAGGTCGCGGCGCAGGTGGAAGAGACGCTTGAGGCGACTTATTGGGACTCGCTGGACCAGATGCTGGCGCGCATGGATATCGTTTCGATCAATTGCCCCCATACACCGGCGACTTACCATCTTCTCTCGGCGCGGCGTCTCAGCCATTTGCAGCCGCATTCGATCCTCGTCAATACGGCACGCGGCGAGCTGATCGACGAAGCCGCGCTGACTCGTATGCTGGAGGCAGGTCAGATCGCTGGAGCGGGGCTCGATGTCTTCGAGCACGAGCCGGCCGTCTCGACCAAATTGATCCGGCTTGCCAAGGCGGGCAAGGTCACGCTCCTGCCGCATATGGGTTCGGCGACGACCGAGGGGCGCATCGACATGGGCGAGAAAGTGTTGATCAATATCAAGACCTTCATGGACGGTCACCGGCCGCCGGACAGGGTTTTGCCGGGGATGCTTTAATCCCTGTCGCGATTGAGGTTCGGACTGGCTCTTGAAGCACTGATTGCAAGCGCCATATATGCCCAAGGGCGATGCCGGAAGGGTCGCCCAACGAAGGCCAAAAGGCTTCGCGCGGGAAATATTCTTGCAGATGTCACGTCTACCTACCCTCAATTCCCCGTTCCTGCTCGGCTTTGACGAGATCGAACGGGCTCTCGATCGAGCGACGCGCATGGCGTCCGACGGCTATCCGCCCTATAATATTGAGCGGATTGCCCGTGATGGGACGCAGACCGAAATGCTGCGCATCACCCTGGCTGTTGCCGGGTTCACGCGTGAGCAATTGGAAATCACCATCGAGGATGGCCAATTGCTGATCCGCGGACGCCAGCAGGACGATAAAGCGCGTCACTATCTGCATCGCGGCATTGCCGCGCGGCAATTCCAGCGCGTTTTCCTGCTCGCCGATGGCATGCAGGTCTCGGGCGCCGATCTGACCAATGGATTATTGTCCATCGATCTCATTCGGCCGGATCCCAGTCGCGTGGTTCAGAAAATCGAGATCGCCGTTCGAGATTGAACCAAACCGCGCGGGATTGGTTGAAACCTGGAAAAGAGGGTTCGCAGGCTGGACGATTTTAGGCCCTTCGGTATTGCAAGATGCAAATTTGCAAGAAAGGTGCTGTCATGTTGGACGAAACGAAGACCCATCCTAACCCTTTGCTCACCGATGAGCAGCTCGCAAGCCTCGGCGGCGGCCGGGTCGCTTATCTGAAATCCGTGCGCTCGGAAGATGTCAATCAGCTCTTCCCCGACGCGCCGGAACTCATGCCGGGCTTGAAGCTCTTCGCTTTGCTCGCGGCCGATGGCAAGCCGATTGTGCTGACCGATTCCCGTGACGCGGCGCTGGCTAATGCCATGGAAAACCAGCTGCAAATGGTCAGCCTGCACTAATGGTTTGGCCGAAGTTCCTCCTCGAAGAACGAGAATTTTAAAACGGCGTTGCGCGATGCGCGGCGCCGTTTTGGTTTGTGCCCCTTCTTGGCCTTTCGAATAGACGCCGGTCAGCGCCCATGGGCTTTCACGGGGATGGGAAGCGATTGCCCGCCCTCATTGACGATATCGAAATGATAACGGCCGGTTCCATCGCGCTCGACGACATAGCTCAATGTCTCGACAATATGATTGCCCTTGTCGAAGGTGAGGATCTTCGGCTGGAAATCGGCGATACGCTCCGCTTCGATATAATGAGAGCTGCAAATGATGATCTCATCGCCGACCTGGCAGGTTCTGGCCGCGGCGCCGTTCAAAATGCAGCACCGTGAGTAACGCTCGCCGAAAATGACATAGGTCGAGATTCGCGCTCCGGAATTTTTATTCCAGATGTCGACGAATTCGAGCGGCAAAAGCCCCGCTTTTTCGCAATGATCCGGATCGAGCGTAATCGATCCATGGTAATCGAGATCGGCCGCGGTGACATGGATCCCATGCAGCTTCGCCGCCATGACTTTTCGCATAGAGAGACCTTTTCCATATTCGAGAACGTTTCGTGTCCGATCAACGGTCGACGAAATAATCCGGCAGAGCACGTTCGAATTTTCGCTCTCTTTCCGAAAAGGCGAAAATTCACTACCATTCATATAAGTTACGATAGCAAATTTGGCATCTTTAAACCGGCGCCGTAGCTATAGGGGGGATTAATCATGGGGTGACGGTCCAAAAAAGGTCGACTTTATTCTGAAAAAAACCTCTCGCTGCTTTCGCGCTCGTCCTGATGATGAATGTTTAAAGATTCAACTGCTTAATTCAGGGCAGATGCGATTGCTTGAACAGCATTCATTATGGCGGTGCCATAAAATTTGAAAGTGTGGAATGCGGATCAATACACGCTATGGCCTTATGGATTTCCCTGAGGCTGATCATGATCTCATTGCGCAATTCCTGGTGCGATATGGCGAATGGGCATGGGATGAGGTGTGCTTCATTGCAGAGGTTTTGCCGATGGATGGAGCGCGTGTTCTAGATGTCGGCGCATTTGTGGGTACTTTCGGCTTGGGCCTTGCTCAACGGCGCCAATTACAATTTCTTGGATTTGTTGAAGCCAATCCTACTGCTGCAGCGATGCTGAAAGAAAATGTGAAGCGCAATTGCGCAATAGCCCATAGTGTTGTTGAAGCAATTGTGGGTACGCCCGGAGAGAATTATGAGATGGGCGCGAGTGAAAGCGATAATTTAGGCTCGACTGGCTTCAAACATACCCTCAATATATCCGATAAGATTGCGTCCTCAAAGGCCGATATCTTAACACTCACCGAGTTACGCGAGAAATTGGGGCCATTTAATCTCATAAAGCTCGATGTCGAGGGCATGGAGCTGGAAATTTTGAAAGCAGATGCGGAATATCTCTCCAAAGGAGATTGTACGATCTGGACCGAATGCAATGAGACAGCAGGATCGTTGGAGCTTGTTCGGGAATTGCTCTCATGGGACCTTCCCTTATATTATTTTGCGTTTCCTGCGCATAATATAGAAAATTTTTTTGGTGATAGAGAGCCGATATTCCCTTTTGCTTATGAAGCCGGATTGCTTCTTGCCCCCAAAACTCCTCCTTCTCTCTCGCCAATACTCATTGAACATCATTGTATATTGCGACCAATTCGGAGTGAGCTCGATCTTAAGGATGCCCTTTGGAAAACCCCACGCTGGGGATTGAAAGAGTGGAACGGCTTGGAACGAGAGGAGATCGTGGCCTTGGCGGGCCATGCGCTCCTCGGTCAGAATTTTCCGGAATATTTACGTCCCGATTCGACAGCATCTGCAGCGTCGAATTGGCTAACGCTCGATCAACGTTTGAAGTCTGAACGCGGCCGCCGCGTTTTTGAGACAATGCGCGCAGAAAGAGCCGAAGCTGCACTGGCGGAAAAATCCGCGCGTCTCCTTCAATTGACTAGCGAGCATGGGCATGACACAAGCGAAACCTCTAATAAACGGGCAAAACTGACTGATGGTGAGCAAAAGATGGAAAGGTAAGATGTTAACAGAAGGGTAAGACGTTAAGGCGGAAAATTTTATTCGAGATGATTTATAGAAACCGCAGCACATAATCGAAGTTTGTGTGACTAATTCATGACAGCGAAAAATTCGTGAGTAATTTAAAAATGGCGGCTTCAAGTAAGGCTTCGTGGCTCTCTCGGTGGTTTCGCCTGAAACACTATTCGGCTGCCATTGATGCTACTTCGATCGAAGGGGCTTCTATCGAGGATGTTCTTGCCGTTTCGGAAGAGGGCGTGCTAGCCGCTGTGACGACCGAAAAGGTTCCACCTGAGGACCTTCTGGTTGATCATCATCACCTGGAAATTGCCGCGCCCTATTTCGACAAAAGCTATTATCTTGCCAAGAATACGGATGTTAGAGACGCTAATATTGATCCGCTGAAGCATTTTTTAATCTGGGGATGGCGTGAGCGTCGGAATCCAAGCCTTTCTTTCGACGTGAATTTCTATCTGCAAACATATCCTGACGTCGCCGCCGCTGACGTGAATCCTTTGATTCATTTCATTATGGCTGGGCAGGCGGAGGGACGGGAGGCGCGGGATCCACTGGGGATATGGCGGCGGCGTTTAGAAGCTGCGCGAGCGCCCTCCAAAGGAGGGACTGCGGCTTCTTTGAACAATCAGGCTGTGGACCAGATCGATGGCGATGAGTTGATTGATCGTTTAAACATCAGTCAAATGGGTAGCGGGCTCATCATTTCATTCAGCCATGATGACTATACTCGTAGTTGCGGTGGCGTGCAGAATGTCATTGTTGACGAGCAAAAGGCTTTTAACCGCGCTCAGTGGAACTACCTTCACGTCTCTCCCATGAGGCCGCTGCAAAGTCTGGCTGATATTCTTACGATTCCGGCGGATTTCATCGTCGCGATACGCATTGATGGAACATTTCTGGGGCATATAGCTTTTGATGAGTTCATCGCTGCACTTGTTAAGACAGAGGCGCGAGAAAGAGGCATTAAATGTATAATACACCATTTGATGGGGTTCTCTCCCGAGTTAATTTTAAAGTTATTTGATATTACTCAAATAAAAAGCCCCGTTGTTTGGGTTCATGACCTATTTACAGTATGTGAAAACTATACATTGCTTCGCAATGATATTACGTTCTGTGGTGGTCCACCTCCGGATTCCATGGCTTGCGATATATGCTGTTACGGTGAAGGGCGATCCGAACACTACGGGAGAATTCAGAATTTCTTTCAAACAACACATCCTATCGTACTCGCCCCTTCGGAATTTGCTCTCGAGAAATGGCGGCATTTCGAATTGCCGCATCAACAAGGTGTCGTCGTACCTCCGGCTCGGTTGGTGTTTGCCGAAGAACGATTTTCGATACATACGGCTCCACAACAGACATTACGCGTTGCCTATGTCGGACAACGAGTCTTCCATAAGGGATGGTCTGTTTTTGAGGAACTCGCTCTCCGTTTTAGACAAGATCAACGATATGAATTCATTCAACTAGGCATGCCTTCCCACGAGGTCGTGCTGCCTGATTGTATTGGATATTGCCATGTCCAAGTTGGGCCAGATGATCATGATGCGATGATCCATGCGTTGGCGGCCGCGCATATTGACATTGTTGTCCTTTGGCCTATGTGGCCAGAAACATTCTGCTATGTAGCGCATGAAGCCCTGGCAGCCGGCGTATTCATTGTAACCCATAAGGGTGCAGGAAATGTTGATCCCGTTGTCACTGTGCAAGCCCCGGAGCAGGGAATTGTGCTGCCGGATCAGTCAAGCTTATTTGCTTTATTTGAAACGGGTGACATTATCCAACTTGCTACGAAAGCCGTGCGCCGTCGCGGCGCTCTGATAGCGGGAGGCGGCACCGCAGATTGGTTGTTACGGGATAATCCTGCTCTCCTGGCATTTGGATAAAGAAGTTTAGAGGACGGTCGACGGCATATGAGTGAAATTCACTGCTTTACAAGCGCCTCCTTCTCCTATCTGGATCGGGTGCGGGTTCTCGGACAAACACTCAGAAAGCATCAACCTAATTGGAAGTTTTGGTTATGTTTACCCGATCGGGAACCTCCAGGGTTTGAATTTGACCTTGCAAACGAGCCGATTGACGGTGTTGTCCGCATAGAAGAACTTGGCATTGCGAATACGGATAGCTGGGTATTTACTCATGATGTCGTGGAACTCTGCACAGCAGTCAAGGGACCCATGTTGTGGAAACTGCTGAATGATGGTGCGTCTAAAGTTATCTATCTCGATCCGGATATTGCCGTTTTCTCGGACCTCTCTGAAATCGAGCGGTTACTCGATAGTCATGATGTTGTCTTAACGCCCCACCAGATTGAGCCAGATCACTCTCTTCAAGCTATCACCGACAATGAAATAGGGTCGTTGAAGCATGGTATTTATAATCTAGGATTTGTCGCGGTTGCCAATCGTGAAGAGGGCAGAGCATTTGCTCAATGGTGGCGAGATCGATTGCTTCACTTCTGTTATGACGATATCCCAAATGGATTATTCGTGGATCAGCGCTGGTGTGATCATGCGCCTGTTTTCTTTCCTTCCACGCATATATTGCGCGATCCGGGATACAATGTCGCTAGTTGGAACCAAAGCCGCCGTCCGATTACTATTCATGAAGATGGTTCTATTAGAGCAAATGGAAGCATACTGCGTTTTTTCCATTTCACGAAAATAACGTGGGTGGGGCAATTAATGCTTGAGCGTTATGCCAATGGACGCCCGGAAATTTTCGAATTGATGAAATGGTATTGTACGCGGCTTGCAAATAATAAAGTCTCGGGTCTACCAGACGGTTGGTGGGCGTTTAATCATTACTCGAATGGAGAGCCAATTAAACGAGCTCATAGGATAGCGCTCCGCCATAATGAATATTTGCGAGATCGTTTCAAGAATCCTTTTATTGCTTCCCCGGAATTGATGAGCTATTTGGAACCGGCTTAAAAAGCGCTGCGCGAGGTCATCAACCTCACGTCTTGTCTTCGAACCCACTATAAGCCGCTCAAGGCGGCTTTGATTTTTTCTTTCTTATCTCGCCGCCTGGAGGCCGTATTCAAACAGATCTCGTTGTTTCTCTTGGTCGACGGGTTTTGTTGTTTCCTTTGCAGTATCCGCAATGCCTTTCGCCCGTGATAGAAAAAACGCATCTCTGTAGGCCAGATCCAGTGTCTTCTGTAAGAGATCATGGAGGGGAAAGGATGCCCGAGCCCTTGCCAAGGTCAGTTTTTCTAGTTTCCGTGTCCAGCGAAGAAGGCCAGCATAGTCAACCCAGTGCGTATGCCATGCAGCAAGAGCTGCATCAATCTCGCAATAAGCACGGATAGTATTATCGTCGTGCAACATTGAAAAGGCATGTTGCGATCGGCCTTGACGATAAGATCGTTGGCAGAATTGATCGAAATTGATGGCGCGGATCATGGTCGAATAAGCGCGTGGTTCATAGATGACCCGCAACCCATGTTTAGCGAGCCGCCAGCCCAGTTCTATATCCTCGCATCCAAATTTAAAGTCAGGATGAAACACGCCGTGTCGGACAAGCAAGCCTCGCTTGCATGAACTACGGCCACCCCAAAACTCCTTGTAACCAAGCACCTGTCGGGGCTGCATCCAATGATAGGAAAACAATTGACAGCCGACTTCGGTTACGTGCCGCATGAGAGGGAGATCGGCAATCTCGGGCGCGAGAATCGTTCGGCCGAGGACGGCTACAGCTTGGTCAGGCTGTTCGAGATGAATGGCTAAATGACTGGCGAGAAGATCAGGGCTGGCGACATCGTCATCATCTAGAAAAACAACGATAGGGGCGCGGCTTACGAATATTCCGAGATTTTTCGCCGCGGCGAGTCCTGATGCGCGCTGCGGAAAAATACGGAGTGGAAGTTCATTCTGCCAATGTTTGAGAACAGCCTGTGTATCATCGGTCGAGCCGTCATCGATGGCCACGATCTCAAACCGGGATGGTGCAAGTGTCTGCTGTTTGAGACCTTGAAGAACACGAGGAAGCAAATGCGCACGATTATGCGTCGTCAAGATAGCCGAAATTTCGGGTATCATAGATAGGCCTCGATGACAGTGAAAGCTTGTTCCAGTGTCAGATGGGGGTGCTCAGCCAGCAAACGATCCATTTCTCGGCGCGCTGATTCATAATTATATCCTGTTACCGGCGGACGGATTCGATGGGCGACCGGTACGGCGTCGATGATCCCCATTTTCAGTTTCGCATCCTCGATGATTTGAGGCCATACAAAATCGAGTCCCCATCCCATCCCACACGCGTTTCCAAAGGGCAGAAGGAGTTTGGCGGCGTCTCGGCGCATACAAACGAAGGGGCCAATTTCGACAAAACGAGTGCGCCGGGCTTTCAATCCCGGCAGCACCTGGACCAACGGATGATCGGTAAAACTGTCGGTCGTGCGCGCGGGTTGACACAAAGCAAAGTCATAGGCTGTAGCGTAATCGATGAGCTTGTCGATCGCGTCGAAATCCAGTTCGATATCGTCGTCGCAGAGGAGAATCCAATCATAATCCTGCGCATCGATGAGGAGACGATCCAGAAGCTGGAATTTCGGCGTGCGTTCGGTCACGACCGCGAGCGTCATCGGATGGTCGCAAGCGCCCTTGCCATTTGGTGACAGGGCGATCCAGCGTTGTTCGACCCTGTGCTTTTTGGAAAGAGCCAGACACAGGCTGACATGAGCAACCGTATTCGGTTTCTCCGCCATATAGACACCTGCCGCCAGGATCCTAGCCATGAAAGATGTCTCCAACTTGTGTCCGAACGACATCAAGAGAGAGTGTCTTTTCGATGTGGGTCCGCCCGTGCTCGGAGAGATGGCACCATAAAGAATCGTCTCGCAAGACTTGGACGATATGATCGGCAAAGGCGCTTTCTTCGTCAGCTACCAGAATGTGGGTGCCGTCGACAAGACTCATTCCCTCCGCACCGATAGTGGTCGCGACGACGGGAAGGCCATGAGCGAGACTCTGTCCGACTTTTCCTTTCATCCCCGCACCATAACGTAGGGGCGCGATGAAGACCCGATTGCTGTCGAATAAGGGTTGTAGATATGGAACATAGCCGAGCACTTCTATGCCTGGCACGGCGCTTAGGGCCAGAATGTCCTCATTCATATTGCTTCCAGCGATCCGCAAAATGGCATTGGGTTCCTTGGCGCGGACGAATGGCCAGATTTTTTCGACGAACCATTTTATGCCGTCGCTATTTGGCGCGTGCCAAAAGCCGCCGAGAAAAAAAACACCATTGCGTTCAGTTGGCCCTGGAGGTGTGTATTGAGGCAGCTCAAACACATTAGGCAATACTTTCACGACTGCCAGCGGCGCTAGGGAGAGAAGGTTCTCCTTTTCTTCGGCCGTGATGGCGAGAGTGACATCCGCCGCAAGCGCCAGTCCGATTTCCTCTTCACGCTGGTGGCGTGCCTGCGCGAGTTTCTCGCTATCGCCAAGCAATTCGGCTTCTCGTTCCAGGCGAAGACTATGAAAATCCACCATATCAAAGGCAATGAGTGCATTGGGAAACCGCGCTCGGACCAAAGGCATGACGGCGCTGGCGATGTGTGGAAAAGAAACAAAGGCCCAATTAAGACGAGTTTCCTTTTTCCTGAGGTAGGTGTTTATCTCGTCCATTCCATAGAGAATGCATTGCACGCCATGTTTATAGAGTGCGCCTTCATAGCGTGCGCGCCCTTCATTCGATGTCAATGCCAACGGCAATTTCGAGCGCTCTATGTAAGATCCGAAGGTAATTCTCCATCCCGCTTCATTCATGAGCTGAAGCAAAGTCATCATCCGCAG contains:
- a CDS encoding glycosyltransferase family 2 protein; translated protein: MIPEISAILTTHNRAHLLPRVLQGLKQQTLAPSRFEIVAIDDGSTDDTQAVLKHWQNELPLRIFPQRASGLAAAKNLGIFVSRAPIVVFLDDDDVASPDLLASHLAIHLEQPDQAVAVLGRTILAPEIADLPLMRHVTEVGCQLFSYHWMQPRQVLGYKEFWGGRSSCKRGLLVRHGVFHPDFKFGCEDIELGWRLAKHGLRVIYEPRAYSTMIRAINFDQFCQRSYRQGRSQHAFSMLHDDNTIRAYCEIDAALAAWHTHWVDYAGLLRWTRKLEKLTLARARASFPLHDLLQKTLDLAYRDAFFLSRAKGIADTAKETTKPVDQEKQRDLFEYGLQAAR
- a CDS encoding glycosyltransferase family 4 protein, giving the protein MTSLKLPDHPSWQGSEDQFEEKPLNTAELTAVLQYEIARLTRECDELRVKNTALAEANTALQKASDQSVPSQPSGDTAHSRKITTSPFSILSTFVRNLFAQNPNNAKLDDESSVSSILRAQRWSGGDFFVVSDMPPLFDQQSGALRMMTLLQLMNEAGWRITFGSYIERSKLPLALTSNEGRARYEGALYKHGVQCILYGMDEINTYLRKKETRLNWAFVSFPHIASAVMPLVRARFPNALIAFDMVDFHSLRLEREAELLGDSEKLAQARHQREEEIGLALAADVTLAITAEEKENLLSLAPLAVVKVLPNVFELPQYTPPGPTERNGVFFLGGFWHAPNSDGIKWFVEKIWPFVRAKEPNAILRIAGSNMNEDILALSAVPGIEVLGYVPYLQPLFDSNRVFIAPLRYGAGMKGKVGQSLAHGLPVVATTIGAEGMSLVDGTHILVADEESAFADHIVQVLRDDSLWCHLSEHGRTHIEKTLSLDVVRTQVGDIFHG